Proteins from a genomic interval of Elusimicrobiota bacterium:
- the nfuA gene encoding Fe/S biogenesis protein NfuA yields the protein MNNDGEITVTNMEETKKRVEAALDRVRPALQADGGDAEIVDISPQGVVTLQLMGACGGCAMSTMTLKQGIERVVRMEVPEITAVEAMSME from the coding sequence ATGAACAATGATGGCGAAATTACGGTGACCAATATGGAAGAAACGAAAAAACGAGTGGAAGCCGCGCTGGATCGAGTGAGGCCCGCGCTCCAAGCCGATGGCGGCGATGCGGAAATTGTGGACATATCTCCGCAAGGCGTGGTGACTCTACAACTGATGGGAGCTTGTGGGGGATGTGCCATGTCAACCATGACGCTCAAGCAAGGCATTGAGCGGGTGGTGCGTATGGAGGTTCCAGAAATCACGGCTGTTGAAGCCATGTCAATGGAATAA